One genomic region from Frateuria soli encodes:
- a CDS encoding OmpA family protein gives MKHASHKWAWLPVGLVVLAAAGCADKGYVKQADYDSRIGQIELRLQNQENRTNQMEQDMQQKFARYDASIRQVAGRIQVDTMSHFAFDDATLQDQDKPALDDFAKVIQHYHPYALVTVEGFADPAGSHGYNQRLGQKRAEAVRDYLVSSGGLTADKVRAVSYGEARDRQGAPGKTRDEGMENRRVTLVVDLSGHDEEQRATAASDGT, from the coding sequence ATGAAACACGCATCGCACAAATGGGCGTGGCTGCCGGTGGGCCTGGTCGTGCTTGCCGCGGCCGGCTGCGCCGACAAAGGCTACGTCAAGCAGGCCGACTACGACTCCAGGATCGGCCAGATCGAATTGCGGCTGCAGAACCAGGAGAACCGCACCAACCAGATGGAACAGGACATGCAGCAGAAGTTCGCCCGGTACGACGCGTCCATCCGCCAGGTGGCCGGTCGCATCCAGGTCGACACCATGTCGCATTTCGCGTTCGACGACGCCACGCTGCAGGACCAGGACAAGCCCGCGCTGGACGACTTCGCCAAGGTGATCCAGCACTATCACCCCTATGCACTGGTCACGGTGGAAGGGTTCGCCGATCCGGCGGGAAGCCACGGCTACAACCAGCGCCTTGGCCAGAAGCGCGCCGAGGCGGTGCGTGACTACCTGGTCAGCAGCGGTGGCCTGACCGCCGACAAGGTGCGCGCCGTCAGCTACGGCGAAGCGCGCGATCGCCAGGGTGCGCCGGGGAAGACCCGCGACGAAGGGATGGAAAACCGCCGCGTGACGCTGGTGGTGGATCTTTCCGGCCACGACGAGGAGCAGCGGGCCACCGCCGCGAGCGATGGCACCTGA
- a CDS encoding universal stress protein, giving the protein MRDIVVHSADYRTWLGVVRYAAQLAASLPVSLTGLFVAPRSGPVPGPPKLAAEMAAYAQDELHNAMLAGRDFTAWANQLGVTEAFWQVAIGQPHDALAMIGDWHDLVVLQGNASRGFPGERLVCETVLSGAACIAVPEANNAPGRVVHAMVAWNGSAASSRALHAALPLLKRAKVVSLLQQNAGHGGCGEPDALAHLRAHGVPVAAVETVTGADESASGQVLAYASDTRADLIVMGASGHGRPGERAFGPTTRAVLAQSRLPVFLKH; this is encoded by the coding sequence GTGCGCGACATCGTGGTCCACAGTGCTGACTACCGCACCTGGCTCGGCGTCGTGCGCTACGCGGCGCAGCTGGCCGCGTCGCTGCCGGTATCGCTGACCGGGCTTTTCGTGGCGCCGCGCAGCGGACCGGTGCCGGGGCCGCCGAAACTGGCCGCGGAAATGGCCGCCTACGCGCAGGACGAACTGCACAACGCGATGCTCGCCGGGCGCGACTTCACGGCATGGGCGAACCAGCTGGGCGTCACCGAGGCTTTCTGGCAGGTCGCCATCGGGCAGCCCCACGACGCCCTGGCGATGATCGGCGACTGGCACGACCTGGTGGTGCTGCAGGGCAACGCATCACGGGGATTCCCGGGCGAGCGGCTGGTCTGCGAAACGGTGCTCTCGGGCGCCGCCTGCATCGCGGTGCCGGAAGCGAACAACGCGCCCGGCCGGGTGGTGCACGCGATGGTGGCCTGGAATGGATCGGCCGCATCCAGCCGCGCCCTGCACGCGGCGCTGCCGCTGCTCAAGCGCGCCAAGGTCGTCTCCCTGCTGCAACAGAACGCCGGGCACGGCGGCTGCGGCGAGCCGGATGCACTTGCCCACCTGCGCGCGCACGGCGTGCCGGTGGCCGCCGTGGAAACCGTGACCGGCGCGGATGAGAGCGCGAGCGGACAGGTACTCGCCTACGCCAGCGACACGCGGGCGGACCTGATCGTCATGGGCGCCAGCGGACACGGCCGTCCGGGCGAACGCGCCTTCGGCCCCACGACCCGCGCCGTGCTGGCGCAAAGCCGCCTGCCGGTGTTCCTCAAGCACTGA
- a CDS encoding PAS domain-containing hybrid sensor histidine kinase/response regulator, which translates to MPAPRVDDEDLFRKLFETAPDAMIVVDRAGSIVLANPQADRLFGYAPGELVGMCVESLLPECARATHTAHRADYNASPRVRPMGAGHELTGVRRDGRVFPLEIALSPVGNGLYAASVRDISESQRARQALRRAERDGDLAELGRQVLESSQDGSLRAAVSELVVKALDVDGVAVAVGLPGGNALPIRSANGIDADMLDALGDAFTRDRMADYLTRRQSPGAWLLANEPAGALPALREALAAHGFADAAIVPLLDRHEATGALLALVREPCDWDVDRLGFLQLAANMLASAVLRGRSQEQLAHAQRLDALGQLTGGIAHDFNNLLTVVSGNLQILDAEYGDVADARELIDGASRAVDRCVNLTRKLLGFSRRRTLTPRGVRPQQVFDDLGQMLARTLGSRIDLRLDCPAGTPPVYADPGELEAALVNLAINARDAMPGGGTLHMSARARTIAAGEAGGLQPGEYVVFLVEDTGTGMTQDVLDHALEPFFTTKDAGKGSGLGLSMVYGFVRQSGGRVAIGSQPGRGTRVEILLPTAPPEDELGEARTPGSISPGHARVLVVEDEPGVRKVVVRFLHALGYDTLEAGDGARAMALLRMDRGIQLLFSDVSLGSGTNGFELVREARRLRPGLPALLTSGYERTTDGAEEALESGVELLRKPYRREQLGEALAKALEGRQG; encoded by the coding sequence ATGCCCGCGCCGCGCGTCGACGACGAAGATTTGTTCCGCAAGCTTTTCGAAACGGCACCCGACGCGATGATCGTGGTGGATCGGGCCGGGAGCATCGTGCTCGCCAACCCGCAGGCCGACCGGCTCTTTGGCTACGCGCCCGGCGAGCTGGTGGGCATGTGCGTGGAAAGCCTCCTGCCAGAGTGCGCCCGCGCCACCCACACCGCCCATCGCGCGGACTACAACGCCAGCCCGCGGGTCCGTCCGATGGGCGCGGGCCATGAGCTGACAGGTGTGCGCCGCGACGGCAGGGTCTTTCCGCTGGAGATCGCGCTGAGCCCGGTGGGCAACGGGCTGTACGCCGCTTCCGTCCGCGACATCTCCGAATCCCAGCGGGCACGCCAGGCGCTCCGTCGCGCCGAGCGCGACGGCGACCTCGCGGAACTGGGCCGGCAGGTGCTCGAATCGAGCCAGGACGGCTCGTTGCGGGCGGCCGTTTCCGAGCTGGTCGTCAAGGCGCTGGACGTCGATGGCGTGGCGGTGGCGGTGGGCCTGCCCGGAGGCAACGCGCTGCCGATCCGCTCGGCCAACGGGATCGACGCAGACATGCTCGATGCCCTGGGCGATGCGTTCACGCGCGACCGCATGGCCGACTATCTGACCCGGCGCCAGTCGCCGGGCGCCTGGCTGCTGGCGAACGAACCGGCAGGGGCCTTGCCCGCGCTGCGCGAGGCGCTGGCCGCGCACGGTTTCGCCGACGCGGCGATCGTGCCGTTGCTGGACCGCCACGAGGCGACCGGCGCCCTGCTCGCGCTCGTCCGCGAGCCCTGTGACTGGGACGTCGACCGGCTGGGTTTCCTTCAGCTGGCGGCCAACATGCTCGCCTCGGCCGTCCTGCGCGGGCGCAGCCAGGAGCAACTGGCGCATGCCCAGCGACTGGATGCGCTGGGCCAGCTCACCGGCGGCATCGCGCACGACTTCAACAACCTGCTGACCGTGGTCTCGGGCAACCTGCAGATCCTCGATGCCGAGTACGGCGACGTGGCCGACGCCCGCGAGCTGATCGACGGCGCCTCGCGCGCCGTGGACCGCTGCGTCAACCTGACCCGCAAGCTGCTGGGCTTCTCGCGCCGCCGCACGTTGACGCCGCGCGGCGTGCGCCCGCAGCAGGTCTTCGACGACCTCGGCCAGATGCTGGCGCGTACCCTGGGTTCGCGCATCGATCTGCGGCTGGACTGCCCGGCCGGCACGCCGCCGGTCTACGCCGACCCGGGCGAACTGGAAGCGGCACTGGTCAACCTCGCCATCAACGCACGCGACGCCATGCCCGGCGGCGGCACGCTGCACATGAGCGCCCGCGCGCGCACGATCGCGGCCGGCGAGGCCGGCGGCCTGCAGCCGGGCGAGTACGTGGTGTTCCTGGTCGAGGACACCGGCACCGGCATGACGCAGGATGTGCTCGACCACGCGCTCGAACCCTTCTTCACCACCAAGGACGCCGGCAAGGGCAGCGGCCTGGGCCTCAGCATGGTCTACGGTTTCGTCAGGCAATCGGGCGGGCGCGTGGCGATCGGCAGCCAGCCCGGGCGCGGCACGCGCGTGGAGATCCTGCTGCCGACGGCACCACCGGAGGACGAGCTCGGCGAGGCGCGCACGCCCGGCAGCATCAGCCCGGGGCACGCGCGGGTGCTGGTGGTCGAGGACGAACCGGGCGTGCGCAAGGTGGTCGTGCGTTTCCTGCATGCGCTGGGATACGACACGCTGGAGGCGGGCGATGGCGCGCGCGCGATGGCGCTGTTGCGCATGGACCGCGGCATCCAGCTGCTGTTCTCGGATGTCTCGCTGGGCAGCGGCACCAACGGCTTCGAACTGGTGCGCGAGGCCCGGCGCCTGCGTCCCGGGCTGCCGGCCCTGCTGACGTCCGGCTATGAGCGCACGACCGATGGCGCCGAAGAGGCGCTGGAAAGCGGCGTGGAACTGTTGCGCAAACCCTACCGGCGCGAGCAGCTTGGCGAGGCGCTGGCAAAGGCGCTGGAGGGTCGGCAGGGCTGA
- a CDS encoding SagB/ThcOx family dehydrogenase: MPLLNALARRHSTRLYTDHVLPPQLLSDLLWAACGINRPATGGRTAPSARNWHEIDIYLAAADGAWRYEPEGHCLQPVLASDVRASTGLQDFVGTAALELVYVADLSRMEVTEPLERRFYCGADAGAIAQNVYMFCAAEGLATVVRGLVDRRGLARTLGLGARQRVLLAQTVGFAA, from the coding sequence ATGCCGCTGCTGAACGCGCTCGCGCGCCGGCACAGCACGCGCCTGTACACCGATCACGTCCTCCCGCCACAGTTGCTTTCCGACCTGCTGTGGGCGGCCTGCGGCATCAACCGGCCCGCCACCGGCGGGCGCACCGCGCCGTCGGCGCGCAACTGGCACGAGATCGACATCTACCTCGCGGCAGCCGATGGCGCGTGGCGCTACGAACCGGAAGGGCATTGCCTGCAACCCGTACTCGCCAGCGACGTGCGCGCGTCCACCGGCCTGCAGGATTTCGTCGGCACCGCCGCGCTGGAGCTGGTCTACGTGGCGGACCTGTCGCGCATGGAAGTGACCGAGCCGCTGGAACGGCGCTTCTACTGCGGCGCCGATGCCGGCGCGATCGCGCAGAACGTCTACATGTTCTGCGCCGCCGAGGGCCTGGCCACCGTCGTGCGCGGGCTGGTGGACCGCCGCGGGCTGGCCAGGACCCTGGGCCTGGGCGCGCGCCAGCGCGTGCTGCTGGCGCAGACCGTCGGCTTCGCGGCCTGA
- a CDS encoding Crp/Fnr family transcriptional regulator, with translation MNALASYATTPVSAPVQQALASAGPIDIEQLSHHVQVVRRKLAPGQHAYRAGQPFHAIYLVHAGFLKTCELSEDGRERVTSFRMRGDLVGVESIGLSQYACDVVALDDSEIWELPYPPVLHACLQLPELQSRLTGALAEEIRNDRAWMLALGTLTAEQRVAAFLLDMAERHLRLGFSPRHFLLCMGRADIASFLGIKHETVTRALSRLDRLHCIEVQRREIRLLDTDGLRRMAGQGAIVH, from the coding sequence ATGAACGCTCTCGCCAGCTACGCCACCACTCCCGTTTCCGCTCCGGTGCAACAAGCGCTGGCCTCGGCGGGCCCGATCGACATCGAGCAGCTCTCCCATCACGTCCAGGTCGTGCGCCGCAAGCTCGCGCCGGGCCAGCACGCCTACCGCGCCGGCCAGCCGTTCCACGCCATCTACCTGGTGCACGCCGGCTTCCTGAAGACCTGCGAGTTGTCCGAGGACGGTCGCGAGCGGGTGACCAGCTTCCGCATGCGCGGCGACCTCGTCGGCGTGGAGTCGATCGGCCTTTCGCAGTACGCCTGCGACGTGGTGGCGCTGGACGACAGCGAGATCTGGGAACTGCCGTATCCGCCGGTGCTGCATGCCTGCCTGCAACTGCCGGAACTGCAGAGCCGGTTGACCGGCGCGCTGGCCGAGGAGATCCGCAACGACCGCGCGTGGATGCTGGCGCTGGGCACGCTCACCGCCGAACAGCGCGTGGCTGCGTTCCTGCTGGACATGGCCGAGCGGCACCTGCGGCTGGGCTTCAGCCCGCGCCACTTCCTGCTGTGCATGGGCCGCGCCGACATCGCCAGCTTCCTCGGGATCAAGCACGAGACCGTGACCCGCGCGCTGTCCCGGCTCGACCGCCTGCACTGCATCGAGGTGCAGCGACGCGAGATCCGCCTGCTCGACACCGACGGGCTGCGCCGCATGGCCGGGCAGGGCGCGATCGTCCACTGA
- a CDS encoding GNAT family N-acetyltransferase has protein sequence MATLPTGVTSSAQASPPVLLEGTHWIDHLRDGTVVLIRPLRPEDREREEDFVRAMSPDAKRLRFMCSFREATPELIDQLMDVDYDKRMAFVALAHEDGQLREVGVSRYSANGDQTRCECAVTVSEHWRHRGLAVVLMRHLIDVARQHGFKQMYSVDSSDNYAMQELAAYLGFKRSLDPGDPTQVVHTLAL, from the coding sequence ATGGCCACACTACCTACCGGGGTCACGTCTTCCGCCCAGGCCAGCCCTCCCGTGTTGCTGGAGGGGACCCACTGGATCGACCACCTGCGCGACGGCACCGTAGTGCTGATCCGCCCGCTGCGTCCGGAAGACCGCGAGCGCGAAGAGGACTTCGTGCGGGCCATGTCGCCGGACGCCAAGCGCCTGCGCTTCATGTGCAGCTTCCGCGAGGCCACCCCGGAACTGATCGACCAGCTCATGGACGTCGACTACGACAAGCGCATGGCCTTCGTCGCCCTGGCGCACGAGGACGGCCAGCTGCGCGAGGTCGGCGTCAGCCGCTACAGCGCCAATGGCGACCAGACACGCTGCGAATGCGCGGTCACCGTGTCCGAGCACTGGCGCCATCGCGGGCTGGCCGTGGTGCTCATGCGCCACCTCATCGACGTGGCCCGCCAGCACGGGTTCAAGCAGATGTATTCGGTCGATTCGTCCGACAACTACGCCATGCAGGAGCTCGCGGCCTATCTGGGCTTCAAGCGTTCGCTCGATCCGGGCGACCCGACCCAGGTCGTCCATACGCTGGCCTTGTGA
- a CDS encoding BON domain-containing protein encodes MNDVSLRYDVLEELDYEPSLDATNIAVMAKDGVVTLTGHVASYAEKLAAERAAWRVHGVKAIAQKLQVELPGDRKLSDDDIARRALNILAWDVLAPSERIHVRVSDGWVTLTGEVPWNYQREAAEADMRKLSGVTGVSNDILVTPRVQPGDVRKSIVDALKRHAEVEAKRIKVDVRENGTVAIEGQVDDWEERQAVERAAWSAPGVRAVENRVRIV; translated from the coding sequence ATGAACGACGTGAGCCTGAGATACGACGTACTGGAAGAACTCGACTACGAGCCGAGCCTGGATGCGACCAACATTGCCGTGATGGCCAAGGACGGCGTGGTGACGCTGACCGGGCACGTGGCCAGCTACGCCGAGAAGCTCGCCGCCGAGCGCGCGGCCTGGCGCGTGCACGGGGTCAAGGCGATCGCGCAGAAACTCCAGGTCGAACTGCCCGGCGACCGGAAACTCAGCGACGACGACATCGCCCGGCGCGCACTGAACATCCTGGCCTGGGACGTGCTGGCCCCGTCGGAACGGATCCACGTCAGAGTGTCCGACGGCTGGGTGACCCTGACCGGTGAAGTGCCGTGGAACTACCAGCGAGAGGCCGCCGAGGCGGACATGCGCAAGCTGTCCGGCGTGACGGGCGTGTCCAACGACATCCTGGTCACGCCCCGCGTGCAGCCGGGCGACGTGCGCAAGAGCATCGTCGATGCGCTGAAGCGGCACGCCGAGGTGGAGGCCAAGCGGATCAAGGTCGACGTCCGCGAGAACGGAACCGTGGCCATCGAGGGCCAGGTGGACGACTGGGAAGAACGCCAGGCGGTCGAGCGCGCGGCCTGGTCGGCGCCCGGCGTCCGCGCGGTGGAGAACCGGGTGCGTATCGTCTGA
- a CDS encoding universal stress protein, translating to MYDILVNSLNYENWSRGTQYGAQLAVLMQGAVTGAYIYPSPLYATPSFSTPQLIEAVLESARVLEAAALAAERPFVDWATGMGVGHAAWVVGQGNLADALAQIACWHDLLVLERDPLRTWASPSDLAALILALGLPCIVVPPQPVRTVALSRVAVAWNGAPEAIRAVHSALPLLQQANEVLLLRGAPKEVFPEVTWKPPFDIDAYLQRHGIRARSQDLLTNEHDAGEALLEQAERFHADLLVMGAYGRSRFSEWALGGATRHVLWHARLPVLFRH from the coding sequence ATGTACGACATCCTGGTCAATTCGCTCAACTACGAAAACTGGTCCCGCGGCACGCAGTACGGCGCGCAGCTGGCGGTGCTGATGCAGGGAGCGGTCACCGGGGCGTACATCTACCCCTCGCCGCTCTATGCCACTCCGAGTTTCAGCACGCCCCAGCTGATCGAGGCGGTGCTGGAATCGGCGCGCGTGCTGGAAGCGGCCGCGCTGGCCGCCGAGCGGCCGTTCGTCGACTGGGCCACGGGCATGGGAGTCGGGCACGCCGCCTGGGTGGTCGGGCAAGGCAACCTGGCCGATGCGCTGGCGCAGATCGCCTGCTGGCACGATCTGCTGGTGCTGGAACGCGACCCGCTGCGCACCTGGGCGTCGCCGTCCGACCTGGCCGCTTTGATTCTGGCGCTGGGGCTGCCGTGCATCGTGGTGCCACCGCAGCCGGTGCGGACAGTGGCGTTGTCGCGCGTGGCCGTTGCCTGGAACGGCGCGCCCGAGGCGATCCGCGCGGTGCACTCGGCCTTGCCGCTGCTTCAACAGGCGAACGAGGTGCTGTTGTTGCGCGGCGCACCCAAGGAGGTCTTTCCGGAGGTAACCTGGAAGCCGCCGTTCGACATCGACGCCTATCTCCAGCGCCACGGCATCCGCGCCCGCTCGCAGGACCTGCTCACCAACGAGCACGATGCCGGCGAAGCGCTGCTGGAACAGGCCGAGCGATTCCATGCCGACCTGCTGGTGATGGGGGCCTACGGCCGCAGCCGCTTCAGCGAGTGGGCGCTGGGAGGGGCCACGCGGCACGTGCTGTGGCATGCGCGGCTGCCGGTGCTGTTCCGCCATTGA
- a CDS encoding zinc-dependent alcohol dehydrogenase family protein: MRAMVLEATGQPLVLRQAADPEPGPGEIRLRVEACGVCRTDLHVVDGELPDVALPVVPGHEVVGRVEALGAGVHRLGPDQRVGVPWLGSTCGACEYCLGGRENLCDAPGFTGYTRPGGFASHLVARADFCLPLPGEADPVATAPLLCAGLIGWRALCRTGQARALGIYGFGAAAHLLTQVARHQGRRVHAFTRPGDLEAQAFARAQGAAWAGDAGATAPEPLDAAIIFAPVGELVPLALQAVRKGGRVVCGGIHMSDIPAFPYRLLWEERELVSVANLTRADAHAFFAEAAAAGVRATTRRYRLEAANEALEDLRQGRLSGAAVLVP, encoded by the coding sequence ATGCGCGCCATGGTGCTGGAGGCGACCGGACAGCCGCTGGTGCTGCGGCAGGCCGCCGATCCCGAGCCGGGGCCGGGCGAGATCCGGCTGCGCGTGGAAGCCTGCGGCGTATGCCGCACCGACCTGCACGTGGTCGATGGCGAACTGCCGGACGTGGCGCTGCCGGTCGTGCCCGGTCACGAGGTGGTCGGCCGGGTCGAGGCGCTGGGAGCAGGCGTGCACCGGCTCGGGCCGGACCAGCGGGTGGGCGTGCCGTGGCTGGGCTCGACCTGCGGCGCGTGCGAGTACTGCCTCGGCGGGCGCGAGAACCTCTGCGACGCGCCCGGCTTCACCGGCTACACGCGCCCCGGCGGTTTCGCGAGCCATCTGGTGGCGCGCGCCGATTTCTGCCTTCCGCTGCCCGGGGAGGCCGATCCGGTCGCGACCGCACCGTTGCTGTGCGCGGGCCTGATCGGCTGGCGCGCGCTCTGCCGGACCGGCCAGGCGCGCGCGCTGGGCATCTACGGCTTCGGCGCCGCGGCGCACCTGCTGACCCAGGTGGCGCGCCACCAGGGAAGGCGGGTGCATGCGTTTACCCGGCCGGGCGACCTGGAAGCACAGGCCTTCGCCCGCGCGCAGGGCGCGGCATGGGCGGGCGATGCCGGTGCAACCGCGCCGGAGCCGCTCGATGCGGCGATCATCTTCGCGCCCGTCGGCGAACTGGTGCCGCTGGCCCTGCAGGCGGTGCGCAAGGGCGGCCGGGTGGTCTGCGGCGGCATCCACATGTCCGACATACCGGCGTTTCCCTACCGGCTGCTGTGGGAGGAACGCGAGCTGGTCTCGGTGGCCAACCTGACCCGTGCCGATGCGCATGCCTTCTTCGCCGAGGCCGCCGCCGCGGGCGTGCGGGCCACCACGCGGCGCTACCGGCTGGAGGCGGCGAACGAGGCGCTGGAAGATCTGCGCCAGGGCAGGCTCAGCGGCGCTGCCGTGCTGGTCCCGTAA
- a CDS encoding universal stress protein, with protein sequence MSVVADAPNRAPEGGLQPAPPVAGRPSDIVAIATCTSEWNPAVQVGAALAARWQSLLTGCYVDESLRVLRGPESEPSVAGLLLDTPVRDFEEGSAFRAFAKSLGVPHASWVVAHTGLARVLRELGAWHSLAVLERDLVDGEALGELLGEALLACRLPSLVLPPAWDRGDQFQRVLVAWDGSTEATRAIHAALPFLAGARRVVLLDGGRVHGPEGTCYLPHFQPFVYMARHGIEADPMCVGIPARTAGAALLKKAEQVGADLIVMGAFAHSRLRERVIGGATRYILEHAQIPVFLQH encoded by the coding sequence ATGAGCGTGGTAGCCGATGCCCCGAACCGGGCACCCGAGGGGGGCCTCCAGCCAGCTCCGCCAGTGGCCGGCCGGCCATCCGACATCGTCGCGATCGCCACCTGCACGTCCGAGTGGAACCCGGCCGTGCAGGTGGGAGCCGCGCTCGCCGCGCGCTGGCAGAGCCTGCTGACCGGCTGCTACGTGGACGAGTCGCTGCGCGTGCTGCGCGGCCCGGAGAGCGAGCCTTCCGTGGCCGGGCTGTTGCTCGATACGCCGGTGCGGGACTTCGAGGAGGGCAGTGCGTTCCGGGCCTTTGCCAAGTCCCTGGGCGTGCCGCACGCCTCATGGGTGGTCGCGCATACCGGGCTGGCGCGCGTCCTGCGCGAACTGGGTGCGTGGCACAGCCTGGCCGTGCTGGAACGCGACCTGGTCGATGGCGAGGCGCTGGGCGAACTGCTCGGCGAAGCGCTGCTCGCCTGCCGCCTGCCCAGCCTGGTCCTGCCGCCGGCCTGGGACCGCGGGGACCAGTTCCAGCGCGTGCTGGTGGCGTGGGACGGCAGTACCGAAGCCACCCGCGCCATTCACGCGGCCTTGCCTTTCCTTGCCGGAGCCCGGCGCGTGGTGCTGCTCGACGGCGGGCGGGTGCACGGACCCGAGGGCACGTGCTACCTGCCGCACTTCCAGCCGTTTGTGTACATGGCGCGCCATGGCATCGAGGCCGACCCGATGTGCGTGGGGATCCCGGCGCGGACCGCCGGGGCCGCCCTGCTGAAAAAGGCCGAGCAGGTTGGCGCCGACCTCATCGTGATGGGCGCCTTCGCCCACTCGCGCCTGCGCGAGCGGGTCATCGGCGGCGCCACGCGCTACATCCTGGAACATGCGCAGATCCCGGTCTTCCTGCAGCACTGA